Below is a window of Candidatus Tumulicola sp. DNA.
GCCGGCACCTCCTCGTATAGGTTGTTCTCGGCCTTCTCGTAGGTAGCTTTCTTGCTATTGATCTCATCAAGTTTCGCCTGACGTTGCGCTTGCGTCAGCTGGTCCATATCGATGAAGTCGACCGCCTTGCCCGAGTCGTCCTTGATCGCCAAATCAGGCAGCTGCGCGATCTTGTCATAACCCACGGCAAGCGCATTCCGCTGCTTGAGCAGCTGGAAGAGGCATTTCAGGTGCTGGCACGGACAGCTCTCGGCCGCGCCCGCGGGCATGACGGCGAGCACGGACGCAATGGCAAGAAGAACCAGAGAGTACCAAAGCCTTGGTGTAGTCATGATGCACCCAGTCGAAGCGGGAGACGGGTCTCGAACCCGCGACCCTCAGCTTGGGAATTTGATTCAACGATATTCCGCCGACATCCGCCAACATGTGCCAACACCCGCCCTGCGTGGCTTTGGCGGCAATCCGGATTCCGCCGACATCCGCCAACGTACGCTGAGATTCGCCCATCAGGCTACAGTATGGCTACAGTTGGGGGATGGCAACTTTCAGCGCTTTTCTCTGCGCACAGCTCCGTTAGGCGCGAACTATTTGGCGCCTAATAGGGACTCAAGTTCATGCTGTGTCACCTCGCGTGCAGCCTGTCCGAACAACCAGACGCCGTCCAGGATGAAAAGGGTGAAGGCCAGCGTGCCAAAGCTTAAGACGAGACTTGGGAACAAACCGCTCCCAAGAGCATGTTGATTAATCAGGAATGCGCCTATCAATAAAGGGGTCAGCCCGGCGAGCAACACGAGGCTGTGCATACGAAACCGCCCGCGCAGCACTGGACCGAACTCGCTTTCCACAAACTTACCAGTAAAGGAATAGGGATTGAAAAGCAGCCTCCTACCTCCGCCAAGAAGCAGCGGGCCGGTCGCAGGGTAAAACAAGACGGAAATGTGATCCGGTTGTACTTCTCCCACGAAGCCCCCGGTCGCGCCGAAATAGTCGAAGTAGTCGCGTGTAGCCGAACGCAGCCGCTGAAATCCTACTTGCTCACCGCATGGGCACTGAAGGCGCATTTCGGCCGAGCCCCAAAACGGCGACAGAACTTGTCTAAAGAACGAAAGCAGCGACCTGTCGCAAGGAAGGCCCATCTCCATCGGCCCGGGATTCAAGAAAAACCGCGCCCACACCCTCCAGGGTCAACTAAACAACACCCGCGCCCAACGCAACAAAGCGAGGCCGTGAGTTGCGAATCCGATTGTCAGGAGCAGTTGTGCGGTAGGGCCACGGAGCGTGGTGATTGCGTTGGATTCGCGGCAGCTGTACTCGCGAAAAGGTCTAACCAGCTTCTATCTCATGGGATCTCGGTCGAGCGGCCTGAATGTGGCACCGCTGTTGATCGGCGGTAACCGGCAAATGCCGTTTCAGCCTTGGTCAGTAACGTAGTCAACATGCATCTAGTCTACCGTGTGTAGTTTATACGGCTTAGTCCTTAAATGCAAAGGTAAGACTGTCGAAAGCCCAGCCTCTTCCGTTGTTGATGATCTCGACGGCAATGATCGCTGGCTGCTTTGTGCATTGCGCCTGAAACTTGAAGCGCGCGATTTTGCTGGCGGTCAAGGTAAAATAGTCATACTTAAAGCTTTGATTACTCGTCATAAGCTGAAAGCTTCTTGCTTCGCCAAAGAGGCTATGGAATTGCCCAATTACCTTTCGCGCCCGTTCCGGTGTATTCAGGGGTGGTGGCAGCGCCGTCATGCGGGCGAGCTGGGCGCCATCTCCAGCGACGAACGCCGTCCTGAGTACGGACTCTGCAAAATCTCGGGCGTCTTGAGGGGGGGTGGTCACAGTGCATCCCTGGCATATCAGCACGCTCGCAGCTGCTAGCGCAGATGCCAACCGAATCCGGAAGTCGTGATTTCTGGTAATTCTCAAGTCACCCAATTGAATCGAGAACAGCAATAGAGAGCCATTAGGTACCCGTCACAGGAGGAGCGCCCCAGATGCTATCGGAGCCGACCTGACCAAAATGTACCAGTAATCCCAAATCCCCACAGGGGCCATGCAACCCCAACCTCCTGGGCAACATGGTTATTGCTGTCGAAAGTCAGCCCCTCGTTTAAGCCATAGACGGTCGCATTGACGTTCTTCGTGGTGTCGCTATCCAAGATGGCCTGCGCCGAGTTATTCTCTAATCCCGTAAATCCATACACTCCAGACGCACCGGGTTCAAGCGTCAATCCGCTAAAACTGAGGTAGGTAGATGCTGTATCAACATTCAAAGAGACGGTAGCAACGACTCCAAAACCCACCGAGAGGCTTTGGTAGTTCGGTATCCGCTGGCCTGTTAAGAGCAAAACTGCGCAGCGCCAGCACGCATCGGCCAGCACCCGAGTGGCGAATAAGGATCGATCTATCCAGTTACCGCTCCCCGTTGCGCCGTTCTGATTCGTGAGGGCACCGCCTCCGGGCATTTGACTAGAAGGGGTGCTTCGGCACACCGCCGCAACGCTGATGCTGTCGCAGGGCATACACCCGAAGGTCGTCCAGGAGCGGCTTGGACATGCGAGTATCGCCCTCACGTTGGATACGTATTCGCATAGCATTCCAACGTTGCAACGAGACGCCGCCGTCAAGATGGACGAGCTGCTTGGAGCTGCCTGTGAGGCCTGAATTGGGGAGATTGGCTACAATTAGGCTACAGTAGGCTCTTTCTGCTAGAGCTCCAAAAAAATAAAACCCTTGCAAAGCCTTGTACTGCAAGGGTTTTGATTGGAGCGGGAGACGGGTCTCGAACCCGCGACCCTCAGCTTGGGAAGCTGATGCTCTACCAATTGAGCTACTCCCGCTCGGAGAGTTCGCGTTCGTCGGTTAGAGGAACGCCTCCCGCCACGCGGCGACCTCCTCGGACGTCACGTTGCCGCCGCATAGCAGCACGGCAGTTGTGCCGGCGGCCGCGCGGGGTATTCGGCCCAAACGAAGCGCGGCATTGCAACACGACGCCGCCGGTTCCACGCTCACGTTGAGTTGATCTTGGATCTCGAGAATCGAGCGCACCGCTTCCGCATCTGATACCACGACGACGTCTTCCGCCAGCGCCTTCGTGGCGGCCAGCGTCGTATCGCTGACGCTTGGTGCGCCGAGCGTACGGGCGATGGAGGTGATCGCGGGCAAGGTGACGGGCCAGCCTGCGTCCAGCGCCTTGCGCATCGCATCAGCGCCTTCCGTCTCGACGCCGTAGATCTTGACCTCCGGGCGCATCGCTTTGACGACCGATGCGATGCCGGAGATCAAGCCGCCGCCGCCGATCGAGATCACGAGCGTTGCGAGGTCGGGCAGGTCCTCGAGCAATTCCAAGCCGATCGTGCCTTGCCCGGCCATCACGTGCTCGTTGTCGAACGGATGGATCAAGGCCTGACCGTCAGCTTGTCGCTCGTGCGCCGTCTTGAACGCCTCGGCGATAGTGGCGGTGAGCACCACCTCGGCGCCGTCGGCGCGGGCGCGCTCCACCACAAAAGGCGGCGTGGTTTGCGGCATGAGCACGGTCGCGTGAATGCCCAGCCGTTTGCCGACATGGGCGATCGCGAGCCCGTGGTTGCCGCCGCTCACACCGACGATGCCGCGTTCGCGCGCAGCGGCATCCAGTTGCAGCGCGGCGTTGAACGCGCCGCGTGGCTTGAACGAGCCGGTGACTTGCTGAAACTCGAATTTGTACGCGGTGCCGCCGGCGGCAACCGTAGGAGTACGGCGCACGTAGTTCGCGATGCGCTGTCGCGCGGCGCGTGCGATCTCGGGCGTTGGCAGCGGAAGCACGCGGGTGTGGTTGGAGGTCGCCGGAGCAAAGTCCGGCATGCCCCACGCATGACATTAATGAAAGGGCACTAGGGTGTGGAGCAGGACCTTCAGGTCCTGCTAACCCGGGGTGTGGAGCGCGACCTTTAGGTCGCGCTCGTGTTATTTTGGTGGCGGGACGATGTCGTAGTTCATCGCGGCCAGATCGAGGTTGCCGTGCCCGGCCTCGATCTGCCTTTGCAGCTTCTTCCGGATCGCTTCAAGCGCGGGGAGGGGCAGCCCGCCCAGCGCCGCAGCCTCGATCATCAAGCGCACGTCTTTTTCCACCATGGCCAGCGTGAACGACGGAGCATAGTCCCCCTTGGCCATGCGCGCGCCGCGCAACTTGATCGTGCCGCTCGGATCGAACTGATCGAAAAAACCGAAAGCGCGCTGCGCGTCGATGCCGCATCCTTTGGCGATGGTGTAGAACTCGTTGAGCGCGGACGTTATGCCGACGAGCATCGAGTTCCCCATGAGCTTGAACGCGTTGGCTTCGGAATTGTCCTCTGAGATGTACCAGTGGCGTTCGATGATCTGATGCAGCGTCGCAGCATCGCCGTCATACGCGGCCTTATCGCCGGCCACGAGCATCAGGCCCTCTCCCTTGCCGACATTTGCAGGCGATCCGAAGACCGGCGCGCTTAGGAACGAATGACCGAGCGACTTCAGTCGCGCCGCACGCGCTCGCGCCCCGGCGACCGAGACCGTCGAATGATCCACGATGAGCGCCTTGGTTTGTCCGGCTTGAGTGGAGCGCAGCGCCGCATCGAGCGCGGCTTCGACCGCTGCGTCATCTGCGAGCATCAGGTGAATCGCGCCGGCGCTGGCCGCCGCCTCGGCCGGCGTTGCGCACGCAGTGCCCCCATCTCGCGCCCACGCTTGCGCCTTAGAAAGAGTCCTGTTCCACACGCGCACGTCGTGGCCCGCGCTGCGCAAGCGCGCTGCCATCGGGGCACCCATCATGCCCATGCCGAAAAATGCGATCGTCGCCATCTACTGCTCGCCTCCCTTAGGCCCATAGAACACGACCCACGTGCCGAAGTCGTCGCTGAAGTCCTCAAAACGATGCACTGCCCGCGCTGCGATGAAAATCGCGTCGCCCGGACCTACCTGAACCCGCCCGTCGGGCGTCACGAACCAGCCTGAGCCGCGATCGACGATATACAACTCGTCTTGTTCGTGGGGCTGCTGCGTATCGGTTCCACGGGGTACGTAGTACATGACCGAGGCCGATCCGCGCGCTAAGAGCAGCGCGGCGTCGCCCGCCACGCGCGGATGATCCGCCGCTTTCGCGACAATGCTTGTTTCCATGCGACTCCGGAGAAGGGCCGAGGCCCGGGCTTAAGGGCCAGGGCCTCGGGTTCCGAGTATGCCGAGAGCCAGAATCGAACTGGCGACACCAGGTTTTTCAGACCTGTGCTCTACCAACTGAGCTATCTCGGCCGGCGTTTTTAGTAGCGCACGGGCATGCGAAGGGCCCTTTTTCTTGGCGCCGCCCCGCCCGGCCTCTCTAATCTTTCCCTGAAAAATGGCGGGGGTCGCCTAACAAATCCTCGGGGGTTTCTCGCCCGGCTTTGAGAACCAACGGCTCATTCCAGTGGTCTGCACGCTGTTGCGTGCAGCGCTGAACGCTATTTTTCAGGGCGAGGAGTCAGCCGATGCGAGATCCAGTGCGGTTGGTGAGCGCCGTTCTTGTGGCGCTGTGCATGCTTGTGTGCGGATGGCAGTCCGCAAGCGCCGGTACGACAGGCGAGTTGGCCGGCAAGGTCACGACTGAAAACGGCGCCGCCGTCGCCGGCGCAAAGGTGACGGCAACTTCGCCGTCGGGCAATCAATCGACGACGACCGACGCGCAAGGCAGATTTGCGATGATCTCCATGACGCCCGATACTTACCTCGTCACCGCTTCGAAAGACGGCTTTGAGCCCACCAGCCAACCGGGCGTTACCGTCATCGCCGACAACACGGTCACGCTCACGATAGCGCTTCGTCCGGCGATCCGAACCCTTGGCACGGTAACGGTGAGGTCCGCCGGCTCGCTGGTTAAACCGGGAACGACCGCCGACGTGTATTCCGTCAATGCGGTCACGCAAGCAAAGGCATCGGCGCTCGGCGGCGGCGGCGGGCTCGACAGCGCGTACAGCGCCATCGCCGCTGTGCCCGGAGCGGTCGTGCCGCCGGGTCAGTCCGGCTGGTTCCAGGCGATCCATATCCGTGGCGGTGACGTGGATCAAGTCGGCTACGAATTTGACGGCGTTCCCGTGCTCCGTTCCTATGACAACTATCCGACCACCAACGCCGCGACGCTCGGGCAGCAAGAACTGCAGGTGTACACCGGCGCGACGCCCGCCAACTCGGAATCACAGGGTCTGTCAGGATTCATCAACCAGGTCATCAAGAGCGGGACCTATCCCGGTTTTTCGAGCCTCGACCTCGGTGTTGGTTCACCGGTGTTGTACAACAAGGCGAGTTTCGAAGTCGGGGGCGCGACGCCCGACCGCAATTTCGCATACTTCGTCGGCATCGGCTTGGCCGATGCGGATCAGCGCGTGGTCGACAACTCCAACGGCGCGGCTTTGAGTTCGCTTTGGGGTGCGCCCTACGGGCAAATGCCTTGCCCGGGCGATGCGACGAACTTGAATTTCGCTTCCTGCTACCCGACGGGCGTCGGGCCCGGAGGCTGGTTCCTGGGGCCGTTCAACGTGGCGCTGCAGAACAACCTAGCCGCCTCGCGCATCTCCGACCGCGAGAACATATTCAATTTCCACATCGGCATCCCGCATCACCGTGACTCGGGCAAGGACGATATCCAAGTCCTCTACGACGCCTCGGAACTGTTCACGACCTATTACGGCTCGGCGATGGACTGGGGCATCCCCTTCGTCCAGATGGTCAACGCCGCCAGTAGCCCCCCAGTTACTTGCCCAACCGAAAGTGGGGGTACGGCTCCGTGCGCGGGCTGGCCGTTGGTCCAAGGGATCGTGTACAAAGGCGCCGTTGATACGCAGCTGGCGACGAACTATCAAGCCTTGACGGTGAACTACGCCTTCCCCAATCAACCATTGACGACGCTCGTCGATCCGAGCCATCGTGACGGCGGTTCCAACGGTCAGGGCATCTACAAACTGCAGTATCAGCGCAACTTCAGTCCTTCTTCGTATCTACGGATCTATGGTTATACCTACTACTCGGATTGGTATAACAACGGCCCCAACGGCGCGTGGCAGAGCTTCATCGCGCCGGCGAGCGCCGACTACGAACTCTCCAACCACACGCACGGGGTGAGCGCGACCTTTGCGAACCAATTCAACTCGCAGCACCTGTTGACGCTGCAAGCCGCGGTCATCGGCGCGACCAACTATCGCATGAACAACTTCACGATGTTCAACAATTTCGGTACGTTCCCGTTTGCCTACGTGGTCGATTCGACGCACCCGAAAAACGGCGTGTGCTACGACTTGACCACGGCGCCGGCGGCGACGCCGATTTCGTGCTATAATGCCAAGGCCGACGCCGGCGGCGCTGGCTCGTTCGATCTACTTCAATGGGCCTCGCTCAACGACGCGCAGAACGGAGTGATCCCCAGCCTTGCCGGCGACACTTGCGGGTCGGGTCCGTGTCAATGGTTCGTCGCGGAGAACGGCTTTACGGGCGGCGCGAACAATCAGAAGCCGCTTTTCACCTCGGCATCCATCACCGACCAATGGCGCCCAAGCGACCGGCTGACGTTCAACTTCGGCCTTCGTTACGACCGCTTTGCCTTCAAAGGAAGCGACACGAGCGGCGGCGCTCGCGATTTCTGGTTCAGCGCGTGGAATAAAGAGGCGTGCGCGCCTCCGATCCCTGGCGTCTCCCCGACCTTCAAGACCGACCCGACGGCGGCGTGCCCAGTCGGCCAGATCCCGGCGACGCTCTTCAACCAGCCAGGCGCCACTATCGCCAGCACGGTATGGCAGCCGCGTCTTGGCGGGACGTACTCGCTGACGCCGGACACGGTCCTGCGCTTCTCGGCGGGCAAGTACGCTGAAGCCCCGAGCTCTGCCTACACGCAGTACAACATCCTCGACCAGGACCTGCCGGGCTTCCTTGGCCCGACGTTCTACAAATATGGATTCACCGGCACGAGCCACCCGGTCGGACCGGAGGTCTCCTACAACTACGACGTCTCCCTCGAGCACCATTTCCGCAACAGCGACGTCAGCTTCAAACTGACTCCGTTTTATCGCAAGACGAACGGGCAGCTCGCCAACTTCTTCTTGGACCAAAAGACCAACTTCGTATCCGGCCTGAACGCCGGCAGTCAAGTGGCGACCGGTGTGGAGTTCGAACTCAACAAGGGCGACTTCAGCCGCGACGGTCTCTCCGCCATATTCTCGATGGCGTTCACGCACAGCTACGAGACGTTCAGCAAGCTGTCGAGCGGCGGGACCGTCCTCGACACGATCAATCTCGCGATTTCCGGCGATGCTCAAACCCCTGGCTACAATCAGTACACCAAATTCTGCTCGACGAACTTCGCAGATGCGCGCTGCGGCAACTTGGCGGCGCCGGCGCCCTTCGATGTGGCGTGTTACGATGGAGCGTCTCCGGGGACGCCCGATCCGACGTGCGCCACCCCCAATGCGATCGCCAATCCGTACTGGAACGCCCCGGCTCAGCCGCTCTTCGATCCGAACGCGCAGTACGAACCGTACAGCACGCTGCCCGGAGGATTCCAGTCGTCCGCGAATGGCTATGTCTGGCCGACGACGGCGACGCTGCTGCTCTCCTACAAGCACGACCGCTTTGCGATCACGCCGTCACTGCAGTACTTCACCGGAACACGTTACGGCGCGCCGCTTGAGACATCGGGCATCGACCCGGCCACGTGCGGTATCTCCGCCGTTGCCACACCCATCGCCACCGATCCACGCTATCCCTACGGCGCGCCTGGCGGCGCAGCATTCGACGCCCTGAATTGCTCGGGGACGCTGACGTCGATTCCAAACCCGTACACGAAGGTGTTCGACAATCTCGGAGCGTTCCGCAATCCAAGCCAACTGCTCGGACACCTGCAGTTGAGCTATGAGATGTCGGCGCACATGTCGCTCACGCTCAACGTCGCCAACATCATCGACACGTGCTTCGGCGGCGACG
It encodes the following:
- a CDS encoding tyrosine-type recombinase/integrase — encoded protein: MLRHTAATLMLSQGIHPKVVQERLGHASIALTLDTYSHSIPTLQRDAAVKMDELLGAACEA
- a CDS encoding pyridoxal-phosphate dependent enzyme; the encoded protein is MPDFAPATSNHTRVLPLPTPEIARAARQRIANYVRRTPTVAAGGTAYKFEFQQVTGSFKPRGAFNAALQLDAAARERGIVGVSGGNHGLAIAHVGKRLGIHATVLMPQTTPPFVVERARADGAEVVLTATIAEAFKTAHERQADGQALIHPFDNEHVMAGQGTIGLELLEDLPDLATLVISIGGGGLISGIASVVKAMRPEVKIYGVETEGADAMRKALDAGWPVTLPAITSIARTLGAPSVSDTTLAATKALAEDVVVVSDAEAVRSILEIQDQLNVSVEPAASCCNAALRLGRIPRAAAGTTAVLLCGGNVTSEEVAAWREAFL
- a CDS encoding TonB-dependent receptor; this translates as MRDPVRLVSAVLVALCMLVCGWQSASAGTTGELAGKVTTENGAAVAGAKVTATSPSGNQSTTTDAQGRFAMISMTPDTYLVTASKDGFEPTSQPGVTVIADNTVTLTIALRPAIRTLGTVTVRSAGSLVKPGTTADVYSVNAVTQAKASALGGGGGLDSAYSAIAAVPGAVVPPGQSGWFQAIHIRGGDVDQVGYEFDGVPVLRSYDNYPTTNAATLGQQELQVYTGATPANSESQGLSGFINQVIKSGTYPGFSSLDLGVGSPVLYNKASFEVGGATPDRNFAYFVGIGLADADQRVVDNSNGAALSSLWGAPYGQMPCPGDATNLNFASCYPTGVGPGGWFLGPFNVALQNNLAASRISDRENIFNFHIGIPHHRDSGKDDIQVLYDASELFTTYYGSAMDWGIPFVQMVNAASSPPVTCPTESGGTAPCAGWPLVQGIVYKGAVDTQLATNYQALTVNYAFPNQPLTTLVDPSHRDGGSNGQGIYKLQYQRNFSPSSYLRIYGYTYYSDWYNNGPNGAWQSFIAPASADYELSNHTHGVSATFANQFNSQHLLTLQAAVIGATNYRMNNFTMFNNFGTFPFAYVVDSTHPKNGVCYDLTTAPAATPISCYNAKADAGGAGSFDLLQWASLNDAQNGVIPSLAGDTCGSGPCQWFVAENGFTGGANNQKPLFTSASITDQWRPSDRLTFNFGLRYDRFAFKGSDTSGGARDFWFSAWNKEACAPPIPGVSPTFKTDPTAACPVGQIPATLFNQPGATIASTVWQPRLGGTYSLTPDTVLRFSAGKYAEAPSSAYTQYNILDQDLPGFLGPTFYKYGFTGTSHPVGPEVSYNYDVSLEHHFRNSDVSFKLTPFYRKTNGQLANFFLDQKTNFVSGLNAGSQVATGVEFELNKGDFSRDGLSAIFSMAFTHSYETFSKLSSGGTVLDTINLAISGDAQTPGYNQYTKFCSTNFADARCGNLAAPAPFDVACYDGASPGTPDPTCATPNAIANPYWNAPAQPLFDPNAQYEPYSTLPGGFQSSANGYVWPTTATLLLSYKHDRFAITPSLQYFTGTRYGAPLETSGIDPATCGISAVATPIATDPRYPYGAPGGAAFDALNCSGTLTSIPNPYTKVFDNLGAFRNPSQLLGHLQLSYEMSAHMSLTLNVANIIDTCFGGDVRPWTALADHRVCSYSLPGYGGLVPSVGNVYNPGATFQPFVQYPYQQYFGTSPTAYYLALKIKM
- a CDS encoding NAD(P)-binding domain-containing protein — its product is MATIAFFGMGMMGAPMAARLRSAGHDVRVWNRTLSKAQAWARDGGTACATPAEAAASAGAIHLMLADDAAVEAALDAALRSTQAGQTKALIVDHSTVSVAGARARAARLKSLGHSFLSAPVFGSPANVGKGEGLMLVAGDKAAYDGDAATLHQIIERHWYISEDNSEANAFKLMGNSMLVGITSALNEFYTIAKGCGIDAQRAFGFFDQFDPSGTIKLRGARMAKGDYAPSFTLAMVEKDVRLMIEAAALGGLPLPALEAIRKKLQRQIEAGHGNLDLAAMNYDIVPPPK
- a CDS encoding cupin domain-containing protein encodes the protein METSIVAKAADHPRVAGDAALLLARGSASVMYYVPRGTDTQQPHEQDELYIVDRGSGWFVTPDGRVQVGPGDAIFIAARAVHRFEDFSDDFGTWVVFYGPKGGEQ